A genome region from Bacteroides stercoris ATCC 43183 includes the following:
- the thiL gene encoding thiamine-phosphate kinase → MRTEIATLGEFGLIRHLTESIELKNESSRYGIGDDAAVLSYPADKEVLVTTDLLLEGVHFDLTYVPLKHLGYKSAVVNFSDIYAMNGTPRQITVSLGLSKRFSVEDMEELYAGIRLACEEYGVDIVGGDTSSSYTGLTISITCIGEGEKGKVVYRNGAKETDLICVSGDLGAAYMGLQLLEREKSVLKGGDKDLQPDFAGKEYLLERQLKPEARRDIIQKLAKEGIQPTSMMDVSDGLSSELLHICTQSKVGCRIYEEHIPIDYQTAVMAEEFNMNLTTCALNGGEDYELLFTVPIADHEKVSEMEGIKLIGHITKPELGCALISRDGQEFELKAQGWNPLKEESAAQQEEVE, encoded by the coding sequence ATGAGAACAGAAATAGCAACTCTCGGTGAGTTCGGCCTCATCCGCCACCTAACCGAGAGTATCGAATTAAAAAACGAATCAAGCCGGTACGGCATCGGGGATGATGCCGCCGTCCTCTCCTACCCGGCGGACAAAGAAGTGCTGGTAACCACCGATTTGTTACTGGAAGGCGTACATTTCGATTTGACGTATGTACCTTTGAAACATTTGGGATATAAATCGGCCGTAGTAAATTTTTCCGATATATATGCCATGAACGGTACACCCCGGCAAATCACTGTTTCGCTGGGACTGTCCAAACGTTTCAGCGTAGAGGATATGGAGGAGTTGTATGCCGGCATCCGCCTTGCCTGTGAGGAATACGGAGTGGATATTGTAGGCGGTGATACCTCTTCTTCCTATACGGGACTCACAATCAGCATCACTTGTATCGGTGAAGGTGAGAAAGGAAAGGTCGTTTATCGCAACGGCGCCAAAGAGACCGACCTTATCTGTGTTTCCGGCGACTTAGGTGCAGCCTATATGGGCTTGCAACTGCTGGAACGTGAGAAGAGCGTCCTTAAAGGGGGTGACAAAGATTTACAACCTGATTTCGCTGGCAAAGAGTATCTGCTGGAACGGCAACTGAAACCGGAAGCCCGCCGCGACATTATTCAGAAGTTGGCTAAAGAAGGTATTCAGCCTACTTCCATGATGGATGTTTCCGACGGCCTATCCTCGGAATTACTGCATATCTGCACGCAAAGCAAGGTCGGTTGCCGCATCTATGAGGAGCATATTCCCATCGACTACCAAACGGCCGTCATGGCAGAGGAGTTCAACATGAACCTGACGACTTGCGCCCTCAACGGCGGCGAGGATTACGAACTGCTGTTCACCGTGCCCATTGCCGACCATGAAAAGGTTTCCGAAATGGAAGGCATTAAGCTGATAGGCCATATCACTAAGCCGGAACTGGGTTGTGCCCTCATCAGCCGCGACGGACAGGAATTTGAACTGAAGGCACAAGGCTGGAATCCGCTTAAAGAGGAATCTGCCGCTCAACAGGAAGAGGTTGAATAG